Proteins encoded by one window of Vitis riparia cultivar Riparia Gloire de Montpellier isolate 1030 chromosome 11, EGFV_Vit.rip_1.0, whole genome shotgun sequence:
- the LOC117924899 gene encoding spermidine hydroxycinnamoyl transferase-like: MVKLMATYTVRPAKETPGGYRCLSDSDQVRALTHAPTIYFYSPVNVSLESATEILRHSLSEALVIFYPLAGRLHWIGGGRLELDCNALGALLIAVESEAKIDDFGDFRPTQEIRALIPSVDYNKPIHELPLLLVQVTKFSCGGMSLGLGISHTIADGLSALHFISEWAKIARGEQPNSPPFLDRSVLLAPEHLSAPVFDHPEYSTQPLLIGKQDNMEERKRETATLMLKLSKDQVEKLKDKANKDWSASNNKRPYTRYEAVAGHIWRSACKARQHESQQPTTLSIIVDARNRMEPPLPPRYFGNATFRVTAESTSGELVSKPLGYASGKARQAIEKATHEYLQSSLVYVKCQEDVTQFRNFHTVGCAKGAFYGNPNLEITSWARLPIYGADFGWGQEIYMGPGAIGYDGKVFVFPGQGLEGSFLVALRLQVRHIDAFQKFFYEDI; encoded by the coding sequence atggtgaaaTTGATGGCTACTTACACGGTGAGACCAGCCAAGGAGACACCGGGAGGCTACAGGTGTTTATCAGACAGTGATCAAGTTAGAGCTCTCACTCACGCACCCACCATCTACTTTTACTCACCTGTAAATGTGTCCCTTGAATCGGCCACCGAGATTCTGAGGCACTCTCTGAGTGAGGCGTTGGTGATTTTCTATCCACTAGCGGGACGGTTGCACTGGATTGGTGGAGGCCGCCTTGAGCTCGACTGCAATGCCTTGGGGGCTCTACTCATTGCAGTCGAGTCCGAAGCCAAAATCGATGACTTTGGAGACTTCCGACCAACCCAAGAGATCCGAGCTCTCATCCCTTCAGTGGATTACAACAAGCCAATCCATGAACTACCATTGCTTTTGGTGCAAGTCACCAAGTTTAGCTGTGGTGGCATGAGTCTGGGCTTGGGAATATCGCATACCATCGCTGATGGCCTAAGTGCATTACACTTCATCTCGGAGTGGGCTAAAATCGCCCGTGGCGAGCAACCCAACAGCCCACCATTTCTGGATCGATCAGTTTTACTAGCCCCGGAGCATTTGAGTGCACCAGTGTTTGATCATCCAGAGTATAGTACTCAACCCCTCTTGATTGGGAAGCAGGATAACATGGAAGAGCGGAAGAGAGAAACCGCTACACTCatgttaaaattaagcaaagaTCAAGTTGAGAAACTGAAGGACAAAGCCAATAAGGATTGGAGTGCTTCCAACAACAAGCGCCCCTACACCAGGTATGAGGCTGTTGCTGGACACATCTGGAGGAGTGCGTGCAAGGCACGTCAGCATGAAAGCCAGCAGCCAACAACATTGTCTATCATCGTTGATGCTCGCAATCGCATGGAGCCACCATTGCCACCCAGATATTTCGGAAATGCTACTTTTCGGGTAACTGCTGAAAGCACGTCAGGGGAGCTAGTCTCCAAGCCATTAGGCTATGCTTCAGGTAAAGCACGACAGGCAATAGAGAAGGCAACGCATGAATATTTACAATCATCTCTTGTGTATGTGAAATGTCAGGAGGATGTAACTCAGTTCAGGAATTTCCACACCGTTGGATGCGCCAAAGGAGCTTTCTATGGGAACCCTAATCTTGAGATCACTAGCTGGGCCAGACTGCCCATTTATGGGGCGGATTTCGGGTGGGGCCAGGAAATTTACATGGGTCCAGGAGCAATTGGCTACGATGGGAAGGTTTTCGTATTTCCCGGCCAGGGCCTAGAGGGATCATTCCTTGTTGCACTGAGGCTGCAAGTACGCCACATTGACGCTTTCCAGAAATTCTTCTACGAAGATATTTAA